Proteins from a genomic interval of Sulfurimonas sp. HSL3-2:
- the hisH gene encoding imidazole glycerol phosphate synthase subunit HisH, which translates to MIAIIDYNMGNLASVKNAFAKLGKDTVIVSDPDKFKDYDKLILPGVGAYGDAMDHLKERGMDAAIKEFAASGKYMFGICLGMQLLFDSSEEFGNNEGLGLIKGKVVEFDTSKFSHPLKVPHMGWNRMFTKEHPLFNGMDESHYLYFVHSFHVVCQNEADIIGETEYGYKFTSAIAHDNIFGIQPHPEKSHTNGLKILENFINI; encoded by the coding sequence ATGATAGCAATTATTGACTACAATATGGGTAACTTGGCAAGTGTGAAAAACGCATTTGCCAAACTTGGAAAAGATACCGTCATAGTGTCTGATCCTGATAAGTTTAAAGACTACGATAAACTTATACTACCCGGTGTAGGCGCTTACGGTGATGCAATGGATCACTTAAAAGAGCGTGGAATGGATGCAGCCATAAAAGAGTTTGCGGCAAGCGGAAAGTATATGTTCGGTATCTGTCTTGGGATGCAGCTTCTTTTTGATAGCAGTGAAGAGTTCGGTAATAACGAAGGACTCGGTCTGATAAAAGGTAAAGTAGTGGAGTTTGACACATCGAAGTTCTCTCATCCATTAAAAGTACCGCATATGGGATGGAACAGGATGTTTACAAAAGAGCATCCTCTTTTTAACGGGATGGATGAGTCTCACTATCTTTATTTTGTACACTCGTTTCACGTAGTATGCCAGAATGAAGCCGATATCATAGGCGAGACGGAGTACGGTTATAAGTTCACGAGTGCGATAGCACACGACAATATTTTCGGTATCCAGCCACACCCTGAAAAGAGTCACACAAACGGACTTAAAATATTAGAAAACTTTATTAATATTTAG